A stretch of Corvus hawaiiensis isolate bCorHaw1 chromosome 8, bCorHaw1.pri.cur, whole genome shotgun sequence DNA encodes these proteins:
- the CHST3 gene encoding carbohydrate sulfotransferase 3 isoform X3 gives MEIRCALPQDIRELLHCLKMRSKYAVLLVFVISLVIIEKENNFISRVSDKLKQTPQALAEANSTEVSPTPAENGSLASLQELDAAFSQLRSHLYNITLQLAGDGDPGPRRHVLLMATTRTGSSFVGEFFNQQGSIFYLFEPLWHVEKTVTFLPGGASAVGSALVYRDVLKQLLLCDLYILENFISPAPEGHLTPFLFRRGSSHSLCEEPVCTPSTKKVFEKYYCKNRRCGPLNITLAAEACRRKQHVALKTVRIRQLEFLQPLVEDPRLDLRIIQLVRDPRAVLASRMVAFSGKYETWKKWASEGEAPLREEEVQRLRGNCESIRVSAELGLRRPGWLRGRYMLVRYEDVARAPLQKAREMYRFAGLPLTPQVEEWIGKNTQAPRDSNGVYSTCKNSSEQFDKWRFSMPFKLAQVVQDACAPAMQLFGYKLASSPTALANRSFSLLEEAQPAWVT, from the exons ATGGAGATACGATGCGCTTTACCCCAGGATATCCGGGAGTTGCTGCACTGCTTGAAGATGAGGAGTAAGTACGCCGTCCTGCTAGTGTTCGTCATCAGCCTCGTCATCATCGAGAAGGAGAACAACTTCATCTCCAG GGTTTCAGACAAGCTGAAGCAGACCCCGCAGGCACTGGCAGAGGCCAACAGCACAGAGGTCAGCCCAACACCGGCCGAGAACGGCTCCCTGGCctcactgcaggagctggatgCTGCCTTCTCCCAGCTGAGGTCCCACCTGTACAACATCACCCTACAGCTGGCAGGTGACGGGGACCCCGGGCCACGGAGACATGTTCTGCTGATGGCTACCACCCGCACTGGCTCCTCTTTCGTTGGGGAGTTCTTCAACCAGCAAGGCAGCATCTTCTACCTCTTCGAGCCCCTCTGGCACGTCGAGAAGACAGTGACCTTCCTGCCGGGAGGGGCCAGTGCGGTGGGCTCAGCCCTGGTTTACCGAGATGTCCTCaagcagctcctcctctgtGACCTCTACATTTTAGAGAACTTCATCTCACCAGCCCCCGAGGGCCACCTGACTCCCTTCTTGTTTCGGCGGGGCTCCAGCCACTCACTCTGCGAGGAGCCTGTCTGCACGCCCAGCACCAAGAAGGTCTTCGAGAAGTATTACTGCAAGAACCGCCGCTGCGGCCCCCTCAACATCACGCTGGCGGCCGAGGCGTGCCGGCGCAAGCAGCACGTGGCCCTCAAGACGGTGCGCATCCGGCAGCTGGAGTTCCTGCAGCCTCTAGTGGAGGACCCTCGGCTGGACCTGCGCATCATCCAGCTGGTGCGGGACCCCCGCGCCGTCCTGGCCTCACGCATGGTGGCCTTCTCCGGCAAGTACGAGACCTGGAAGAAGTGGGCATCTGAAGGGGAGGCTCCCCTGCGTGAGGAGGAGGTGCAGCGGCTGCGGGGCAACTGCGAGAGCATCCGGGTGTCGGCGGAGCTGGGGCTGCGGCGGCCGGGCTGGCTGAGGGGCCGCTACATGCTGGTGCGCTACGAGGACGTGGCGCGGGCACCGCTGCAGAAGGCGCGGGAGATGTACCGCTTCGCCGGGCTGCCCCTCACCCCGCAGGTGGAGGAGTGGATCGGCAAAAACACGCAGGCGCCCCGCGACAGCAACGGCGTCTACTCCACGTGCAAGAACTCCTCGGAGCAGTTCGACAAGTGGCGGTTCAGCATGCCCTTCAAGCTGGCGCAGGTGGTGCAGGACGCCTGCGCCCCAGCCATGCAGCTCTTCGGctacaagctggccagcagcccCACGGCGCTGGCCAACCGCTCCTTCAGCCTGCTGGAGGAGGCACAGCCCGCCTGGGTCACGTAA
- the CHST3 gene encoding carbohydrate sulfotransferase 3 isoform X2 produces the protein MLTLLLPIGRAGKALAQDTFPGCKKDLCAFPMEIRCALPQDIRELLHCLKMRSKYAVLLVFVISLVIIEKENNFISRVSDKLKQTPQALAEANSTEVSPTPAENGSLASLQELDAAFSQLRSHLYNITLQLAGDGDPGPRRHVLLMATTRTGSSFVGEFFNQQGSIFYLFEPLWHVEKTVTFLPGGASAVGSALVYRDVLKQLLLCDLYILENFISPAPEGHLTPFLFRRGSSHSLCEEPVCTPSTKKVFEKYYCKNRRCGPLNITLAAEACRRKQHVALKTVRIRQLEFLQPLVEDPRLDLRIIQLVRDPRAVLASRMVAFSGKYETWKKWASEGEAPLREEEVQRLRGNCESIRVSAELGLRRPGWLRGRYMLVRYEDVARAPLQKAREMYRFAGLPLTPQVEEWIGKNTQAPRDSNGVYSTCKNSSEQFDKWRFSMPFKLAQVVQDACAPAMQLFGYKLASSPTALANRSFSLLEEAQPAWVT, from the exons ATGCTGACCCTTCTTCTCCCCATAGGCAGGGCTGGCAAGGCCCTAGCCCAAGACACTTTCCCGGGGTGCAAGAAGGACCTGTGTGCGTTCCCCATGGAGATACGATGCGCTTTACCCCAGGATATCCGGGAGTTGCTGCACTGCTTGAAGATGAGGAGTAAGTACGCCGTCCTGCTAGTGTTCGTCATCAGCCTCGTCATCATCGAGAAGGAGAACAACTTCATCTCCAG GGTTTCAGACAAGCTGAAGCAGACCCCGCAGGCACTGGCAGAGGCCAACAGCACAGAGGTCAGCCCAACACCGGCCGAGAACGGCTCCCTGGCctcactgcaggagctggatgCTGCCTTCTCCCAGCTGAGGTCCCACCTGTACAACATCACCCTACAGCTGGCAGGTGACGGGGACCCCGGGCCACGGAGACATGTTCTGCTGATGGCTACCACCCGCACTGGCTCCTCTTTCGTTGGGGAGTTCTTCAACCAGCAAGGCAGCATCTTCTACCTCTTCGAGCCCCTCTGGCACGTCGAGAAGACAGTGACCTTCCTGCCGGGAGGGGCCAGTGCGGTGGGCTCAGCCCTGGTTTACCGAGATGTCCTCaagcagctcctcctctgtGACCTCTACATTTTAGAGAACTTCATCTCACCAGCCCCCGAGGGCCACCTGACTCCCTTCTTGTTTCGGCGGGGCTCCAGCCACTCACTCTGCGAGGAGCCTGTCTGCACGCCCAGCACCAAGAAGGTCTTCGAGAAGTATTACTGCAAGAACCGCCGCTGCGGCCCCCTCAACATCACGCTGGCGGCCGAGGCGTGCCGGCGCAAGCAGCACGTGGCCCTCAAGACGGTGCGCATCCGGCAGCTGGAGTTCCTGCAGCCTCTAGTGGAGGACCCTCGGCTGGACCTGCGCATCATCCAGCTGGTGCGGGACCCCCGCGCCGTCCTGGCCTCACGCATGGTGGCCTTCTCCGGCAAGTACGAGACCTGGAAGAAGTGGGCATCTGAAGGGGAGGCTCCCCTGCGTGAGGAGGAGGTGCAGCGGCTGCGGGGCAACTGCGAGAGCATCCGGGTGTCGGCGGAGCTGGGGCTGCGGCGGCCGGGCTGGCTGAGGGGCCGCTACATGCTGGTGCGCTACGAGGACGTGGCGCGGGCACCGCTGCAGAAGGCGCGGGAGATGTACCGCTTCGCCGGGCTGCCCCTCACCCCGCAGGTGGAGGAGTGGATCGGCAAAAACACGCAGGCGCCCCGCGACAGCAACGGCGTCTACTCCACGTGCAAGAACTCCTCGGAGCAGTTCGACAAGTGGCGGTTCAGCATGCCCTTCAAGCTGGCGCAGGTGGTGCAGGACGCCTGCGCCCCAGCCATGCAGCTCTTCGGctacaagctggccagcagcccCACGGCGCTGGCCAACCGCTCCTTCAGCCTGCTGGAGGAGGCACAGCCCGCCTGGGTCACGTAA
- the CHST3 gene encoding carbohydrate sulfotransferase 3 isoform X1 encodes MPSLLVLYPTPSSCIIWVFFLFWQKPSAEHSTTRGGLAAAAFSSLLSFLKTLWVSFSRLSSCCCHAGGRRKLLSPTLGPYSGASSPPLSRGWEPQCTKDQDDPGSPSLPAAGRAGKALAQDTFPGCKKDLCAFPMEIRCALPQDIRELLHCLKMRSKYAVLLVFVISLVIIEKENNFISRVSDKLKQTPQALAEANSTEVSPTPAENGSLASLQELDAAFSQLRSHLYNITLQLAGDGDPGPRRHVLLMATTRTGSSFVGEFFNQQGSIFYLFEPLWHVEKTVTFLPGGASAVGSALVYRDVLKQLLLCDLYILENFISPAPEGHLTPFLFRRGSSHSLCEEPVCTPSTKKVFEKYYCKNRRCGPLNITLAAEACRRKQHVALKTVRIRQLEFLQPLVEDPRLDLRIIQLVRDPRAVLASRMVAFSGKYETWKKWASEGEAPLREEEVQRLRGNCESIRVSAELGLRRPGWLRGRYMLVRYEDVARAPLQKAREMYRFAGLPLTPQVEEWIGKNTQAPRDSNGVYSTCKNSSEQFDKWRFSMPFKLAQVVQDACAPAMQLFGYKLASSPTALANRSFSLLEEAQPAWVT; translated from the exons ATGCCAAGTCTCCTGGTTTTGTATCCCACACCAAGCAGCTGcatcatttgggttttttttcttttttggcaaAAACCTTCCGCGGAGCATTCTACTACCCGAGGGggactggcagcagcagcgttCTCCAGCCTGCTGTCTTTCCTGAAAACTCTCTGGGTTTCATTTTCGAGGCTCAGCAGCTGTTGTTGCCATGCTGGGGGAAGGCGGAAGCTGCTCAGCCCCACACTGGGGCCCTACAGCGGAGCCTCCAGCCCTCCCCTTTCCAGAGGCTGGGAGCCACAATGCACCAAAGATCAGGATGATCCAGGGTCTccctcactgccagcagcag GCAGGGCTGGCAAGGCCCTAGCCCAAGACACTTTCCCGGGGTGCAAGAAGGACCTGTGTGCGTTCCCCATGGAGATACGATGCGCTTTACCCCAGGATATCCGGGAGTTGCTGCACTGCTTGAAGATGAGGAGTAAGTACGCCGTCCTGCTAGTGTTCGTCATCAGCCTCGTCATCATCGAGAAGGAGAACAACTTCATCTCCAG GGTTTCAGACAAGCTGAAGCAGACCCCGCAGGCACTGGCAGAGGCCAACAGCACAGAGGTCAGCCCAACACCGGCCGAGAACGGCTCCCTGGCctcactgcaggagctggatgCTGCCTTCTCCCAGCTGAGGTCCCACCTGTACAACATCACCCTACAGCTGGCAGGTGACGGGGACCCCGGGCCACGGAGACATGTTCTGCTGATGGCTACCACCCGCACTGGCTCCTCTTTCGTTGGGGAGTTCTTCAACCAGCAAGGCAGCATCTTCTACCTCTTCGAGCCCCTCTGGCACGTCGAGAAGACAGTGACCTTCCTGCCGGGAGGGGCCAGTGCGGTGGGCTCAGCCCTGGTTTACCGAGATGTCCTCaagcagctcctcctctgtGACCTCTACATTTTAGAGAACTTCATCTCACCAGCCCCCGAGGGCCACCTGACTCCCTTCTTGTTTCGGCGGGGCTCCAGCCACTCACTCTGCGAGGAGCCTGTCTGCACGCCCAGCACCAAGAAGGTCTTCGAGAAGTATTACTGCAAGAACCGCCGCTGCGGCCCCCTCAACATCACGCTGGCGGCCGAGGCGTGCCGGCGCAAGCAGCACGTGGCCCTCAAGACGGTGCGCATCCGGCAGCTGGAGTTCCTGCAGCCTCTAGTGGAGGACCCTCGGCTGGACCTGCGCATCATCCAGCTGGTGCGGGACCCCCGCGCCGTCCTGGCCTCACGCATGGTGGCCTTCTCCGGCAAGTACGAGACCTGGAAGAAGTGGGCATCTGAAGGGGAGGCTCCCCTGCGTGAGGAGGAGGTGCAGCGGCTGCGGGGCAACTGCGAGAGCATCCGGGTGTCGGCGGAGCTGGGGCTGCGGCGGCCGGGCTGGCTGAGGGGCCGCTACATGCTGGTGCGCTACGAGGACGTGGCGCGGGCACCGCTGCAGAAGGCGCGGGAGATGTACCGCTTCGCCGGGCTGCCCCTCACCCCGCAGGTGGAGGAGTGGATCGGCAAAAACACGCAGGCGCCCCGCGACAGCAACGGCGTCTACTCCACGTGCAAGAACTCCTCGGAGCAGTTCGACAAGTGGCGGTTCAGCATGCCCTTCAAGCTGGCGCAGGTGGTGCAGGACGCCTGCGCCCCAGCCATGCAGCTCTTCGGctacaagctggccagcagcccCACGGCGCTGGCCAACCGCTCCTTCAGCCTGCTGGAGGAGGCACAGCCCGCCTGGGTCACGTAA